In one Janibacter cremeus genomic region, the following are encoded:
- a CDS encoding COX15/CtaA family protein: protein MSEYPAAARTWLPRLLLLNLVVEVGIVLTGGLVRLTGSGLGCPTWPRCTPGSYIPTVEQAEGFHKFIEFGNRTLTGVVGIAALLLLIALLRWARDRPELVRGTWIVLGGVAAQAIVGGITVLTGLNPWIVGFHFLCSMAIIAVSAWLLWRFPQGAGPTRSLVHPLVDRTTWALGVVAVVVLVLGTIVTGSGPHSGDADVPARTGFDPRTISWLHADAVMLFIGIVVAVWLGARLTERADGPSRAWGVVLLVTLAQGLVGYVQYLTKLPEVLVLAHMFGAAALVVVIARALVLSREPVQSPA, encoded by the coding sequence GTGTCCGAGTACCCCGCTGCCGCGCGCACGTGGCTGCCTCGCCTCCTCCTGCTCAACCTGGTCGTCGAGGTCGGCATCGTCCTCACCGGCGGCCTCGTGCGCCTCACGGGATCCGGGCTCGGGTGCCCCACGTGGCCGCGGTGCACTCCCGGGTCCTACATCCCCACGGTCGAGCAGGCCGAGGGGTTCCACAAGTTCATCGAGTTCGGCAACCGGACCCTCACCGGGGTCGTCGGCATCGCTGCCCTCCTCCTGCTCATCGCCCTCCTCCGCTGGGCACGTGACCGCCCCGAGCTGGTCCGCGGCACCTGGATCGTGCTCGGTGGCGTCGCGGCCCAGGCGATCGTCGGGGGCATCACGGTGCTCACCGGGCTCAACCCGTGGATCGTCGGCTTCCACTTCCTCTGCTCGATGGCGATCATCGCGGTCTCGGCGTGGTTGCTGTGGCGCTTCCCCCAGGGCGCCGGGCCCACTCGCTCACTGGTCCACCCGCTGGTCGACCGCACGACGTGGGCGCTCGGTGTCGTGGCCGTGGTCGTGCTCGTCCTCGGCACCATCGTGACCGGCTCCGGCCCGCACTCCGGCGACGCGGACGTCCCGGCCCGCACCGGCTTCGACCCCCGCACGATCTCCTGGCTGCACGCCGACGCCGTCATGCTCTTCATCGGCATCGTCGTCGCCGTCTGGCTCGGGGCGAGGCTCACCGAGCGCGCGGACGGCCCCTCCCGCGCGTGGGGCGTCGTCCTCCTCGTCACCCTCGCCCAGGGCCTCGTCGGCTACGTCCAGTACCTGACGAAGCTGCCCGAGGTCCTCGTCCTGGCCCACATGTTCGGTGCGGCCGCGCTCGTCGTCGTCATCGCCCGCGCCCTCGTCCTCTCCCGCGAGCCGGTGCAGTCCCCGGCCTGA
- the tkt gene encoding transketolase has translation MSTDTDTSPTAPAKKSAGAAAPKGTTRTVASANPDGPAGTSSRSSELPRPIATKAGWSDLDVRAVDTVRVLAADAVQTCGSGHPGTAMSLSPAAYLLYQQVMTHDPSDPTWLGRDRFVLSVGHSSLTQYIQLFLSGYGMELSDLEALRTWGSLTPGHPEVHHTPGVEITTGPLGSGFASAVGMAMAQRRQRGMFDPDAAPGTSPFDHTIWCLASDGDLQEGVSSEGSSLAGHQELGNLNVIYDANQISIEDDTDISFSEDVGARYRAYGWHVIDVDWRRSGDGSSYVEDVDALLEACTAAKENTSAPTMIVLHTIIGWPAPTKQDTGAAHGAALGGDEVAATKELLGFDTTVDFPVEEAVLEHTRAVVARGKSAHAEWDERMVAWRSSNPERAALLDRVVDARVPEGLDEALPTFEASEKGMATRKASGEVLTALADVMPELWGGSADLAGSNNTTMEGQPSFVPRSKQTDSWSGNEYGRTLHFGIREHGMGMAMNGIALEGLTRVYGGTFLVFSDYMRPAVRLAALQQLPVTYVWTHDSIGLGEDGPTHQPIEHLAALRAIPGLDVVRPGDANEVSVCWGQVLKNTSTAALALSRQGTPVIDRDEFAPAAGATKGAYVLAESSTDVPEVVLVATGTEVAVALAARATLEEAGTGTRVVSMPCREWFDQQPREYRDEVLPPAVRARVSVEAATPFGWREVVGDAGESVGIDHFGASADHATLYEKFGITPDAVVAAARTSIDNAKG, from the coding sequence GTGAGCACGGACACCGACACCTCCCCCACCGCACCCGCCAAGAAGTCGGCGGGCGCCGCGGCTCCCAAGGGGACCACCCGCACCGTCGCCTCGGCGAACCCGGACGGCCCGGCGGGCACCTCCTCGCGCTCCAGCGAGCTCCCTCGCCCGATCGCGACCAAGGCGGGGTGGAGTGACCTGGACGTGCGCGCGGTCGACACGGTCCGGGTCCTGGCAGCGGATGCGGTGCAGACGTGCGGCAGCGGTCACCCCGGGACCGCGATGAGCCTCTCCCCCGCCGCCTACCTGCTCTACCAGCAGGTGATGACGCACGACCCGAGCGACCCGACGTGGCTGGGCCGTGACCGCTTCGTGCTCTCGGTGGGCCACTCCTCGCTGACCCAGTACATCCAGCTCTTCCTCTCCGGCTACGGCATGGAGTTGAGCGACCTCGAGGCGCTGCGCACCTGGGGCTCCCTCACCCCCGGTCACCCCGAGGTGCACCACACCCCCGGCGTGGAGATCACGACCGGCCCGCTCGGCTCCGGCTTCGCCTCCGCGGTGGGCATGGCCATGGCCCAGCGCCGCCAGCGCGGGATGTTCGACCCGGACGCTGCGCCGGGCACCTCTCCCTTCGACCACACCATCTGGTGCCTCGCCTCCGACGGTGACCTCCAGGAGGGGGTCTCCTCCGAGGGCAGCTCGCTCGCCGGGCACCAGGAGCTGGGCAACCTCAACGTCATCTACGACGCCAACCAGATCTCCATCGAGGACGACACCGACATCTCCTTCAGCGAGGACGTCGGCGCCCGCTACCGCGCCTACGGCTGGCACGTCATCGACGTCGACTGGCGCAGGAGCGGAGACGGCTCCTCCTACGTCGAGGACGTCGACGCGCTCCTCGAGGCCTGCACCGCCGCGAAGGAGAACACGTCCGCGCCCACGATGATCGTGCTGCACACGATCATCGGCTGGCCGGCCCCGACCAAGCAGGACACCGGGGCCGCCCACGGCGCGGCCCTCGGCGGGGACGAAGTCGCGGCGACCAAGGAGCTGCTGGGCTTCGACACGACGGTGGACTTCCCCGTCGAGGAGGCCGTTCTCGAGCACACCCGCGCGGTCGTCGCCCGCGGCAAGAGCGCCCACGCCGAGTGGGACGAGCGCATGGTCGCCTGGCGGTCGAGCAACCCCGAGCGTGCAGCGCTGCTCGACCGCGTCGTCGACGCCCGGGTCCCCGAGGGCCTCGACGAGGCCCTGCCGACCTTCGAGGCCTCCGAGAAGGGCATGGCCACCCGCAAGGCCTCCGGCGAGGTCCTCACCGCCCTCGCCGACGTCATGCCGGAGCTGTGGGGCGGCTCCGCCGACCTCGCCGGCTCCAACAACACGACGATGGAGGGACAGCCCTCCTTCGTCCCCAGGAGCAAGCAGACCGACTCCTGGTCCGGCAACGAGTACGGCCGCACCCTGCACTTCGGGATCCGTGAGCACGGGATGGGTATGGCGATGAACGGCATCGCCCTCGAGGGACTGACGCGCGTCTACGGCGGCACCTTCCTCGTCTTCTCCGACTACATGCGCCCGGCCGTGCGTCTGGCCGCCCTCCAGCAGCTGCCGGTGACGTACGTGTGGACGCACGACTCCATCGGTCTCGGCGAGGACGGTCCGACGCACCAGCCGATCGAGCACCTCGCCGCCCTGCGCGCCATCCCGGGCCTCGACGTCGTCCGGCCGGGCGACGCGAACGAGGTGAGCGTCTGCTGGGGCCAGGTCCTGAAGAACACCTCCACCGCGGCCCTGGCCCTCTCCCGCCAGGGGACGCCGGTCATCGACCGCGACGAGTTCGCTCCGGCGGCCGGGGCGACGAAGGGCGCCTACGTCCTGGCGGAGTCCAGCACCGACGTGCCCGAGGTCGTCCTCGTCGCCACCGGCACCGAGGTCGCCGTGGCCCTGGCCGCCCGCGCCACGCTCGAGGAGGCGGGCACCGGGACCCGGGTGGTCTCCATGCCCTGCCGTGAGTGGTTCGACCAGCAGCCGAGGGAGTACCGCGACGAGGTCCTGCCGCCCGCCGTCCGGGCCCGCGTCTCCGTCGAGGCCGCGACCCCCTTCGGCTGGCGCGAGGTCGTCGGCGACGCGGGTGAGAGCGTGGGGATCGACCACTTCGGTGCCTCCGCGGACCACGCGACCCTCTACGAGAAGTTCGGCATCACGCCCGACGCCGTCGTCGCGGCGGCCCGGACGTCCATCGACAACGCAAAGGGATGA
- a CDS encoding glucose-6-phosphate isomerase, producing the protein MTSLAVLASGAAAEAVGTHVPELVSDRVASRLFDGDATLWGEAAQEEAAKRLSWVGLGRTSRHLVGEIGAVREELREQGVDRIVLCGMGGSSLAPEVICATAGVPLTVLDSSHPDVVRAAATDLARTAVVVSSKSGSTVETDSQRRVFEEAFTDAGIDAAARIVVVTDPGSPLEEDARSKGQRVVTADPEVGGRYSALTAFGLVPSGLAGVDIEELLDDAEAVTDLLAEDDEANPGLRLGAAIAGTHPLRDKLYLVDHGTPARGLGDWIEQLVAESTGKQERGLLPVVLDAPGRTELPHDATLCRLVEVGEDDRPAPTAAASTLDVGGSLGAQFLLWEVATAVAGRLLGINPFDQPDVESAKQAARDLMSQSAATGTEADAVDGTVEIRHLGGDWLGGADTIESALEALLAQLDPEHGYVAVMAYLDREADAPFAEAVDALAARVQRPTTLGWGPRFLHSTGQYHKGGPRTGVYLQITGAPEEDLPVPGRDFTLGEFIAAQAGGDAAVLADHGRPVLRLHLTDHDRGLAAVGDALRGGRA; encoded by the coding sequence GTGACCAGCCTGGCCGTCCTCGCCTCCGGTGCCGCCGCCGAGGCCGTGGGCACCCACGTCCCCGAGCTGGTGTCGGACCGGGTGGCCAGTCGCCTCTTCGACGGTGACGCCACGCTCTGGGGCGAGGCTGCGCAGGAGGAGGCGGCGAAGCGCCTGTCCTGGGTCGGCCTCGGCCGCACCTCGCGGCACCTCGTCGGCGAGATCGGTGCCGTGCGCGAGGAGCTGCGTGAGCAGGGTGTCGACCGGATCGTGCTGTGCGGCATGGGCGGCAGCTCCTTGGCGCCGGAGGTCATCTGCGCGACGGCCGGGGTCCCGCTGACCGTCCTGGACTCCAGCCACCCCGACGTCGTGCGCGCCGCCGCGACCGACCTGGCCCGCACGGCCGTCGTCGTCTCGAGCAAGTCCGGGTCGACGGTGGAGACCGACAGCCAGCGACGGGTCTTCGAGGAGGCCTTCACCGACGCCGGGATCGACGCCGCCGCCCGGATCGTCGTCGTGACCGACCCGGGCAGCCCGCTCGAGGAGGACGCCCGCAGCAAGGGCCAGCGGGTCGTGACCGCCGACCCCGAGGTCGGTGGCCGGTACTCCGCACTGACCGCCTTCGGTCTCGTCCCCTCCGGCCTGGCCGGTGTGGACATCGAGGAGCTGCTCGACGACGCCGAGGCCGTCACCGACCTGCTCGCCGAGGACGACGAGGCCAACCCCGGGCTGCGGCTGGGTGCGGCCATCGCCGGCACCCACCCCTTGCGCGACAAGCTCTACCTCGTCGACCACGGCACCCCGGCCCGTGGCCTGGGTGACTGGATCGAGCAGCTGGTCGCCGAGTCCACCGGCAAGCAGGAGCGCGGTCTCCTCCCGGTCGTCCTCGACGCACCCGGGCGGACCGAGCTGCCGCACGACGCCACCCTGTGCCGACTCGTCGAGGTCGGCGAGGACGACCGGCCCGCCCCGACGGCCGCCGCCTCGACGCTCGATGTCGGTGGTTCCCTCGGCGCGCAGTTCCTGCTGTGGGAGGTGGCCACGGCCGTGGCCGGTCGACTGCTCGGGATCAACCCCTTCGACCAGCCGGACGTCGAGAGCGCCAAGCAGGCCGCGCGTGACCTCATGTCGCAGTCCGCGGCGACCGGCACCGAGGCCGACGCCGTGGACGGCACGGTCGAGATCCGCCACCTCGGTGGCGACTGGCTCGGCGGGGCGGACACGATCGAGTCCGCCCTCGAGGCACTGCTCGCGCAGCTCGACCCCGAGCACGGGTACGTCGCCGTCATGGCCTACCTCGACCGGGAGGCCGATGCCCCCTTCGCCGAGGCGGTCGATGCCCTGGCCGCGCGCGTGCAGCGGCCGACCACCCTCGGGTGGGGCCCCCGCTTCCTGCACTCGACCGGGCAGTACCACAAGGGAGGTCCCCGCACCGGCGTCTATCTGCAGATCACCGGCGCACCCGAGGAGGACCTGCCCGTCCCCGGTCGCGACTTCACGCTCGGTGAGTTCATCGCCGCCCAGGCCGGCGGCGACGCCGCCGTGCTCGCCGACCACGGGCGTCCGGTCCTCCGGCTGCACCTGACCGACCACGATCGCGGGCTCGCCGCGGTCGGCGATGCCCTGCGAGGGGGCCGCGCATGA
- a CDS encoding ABC transporter ATP-binding protein, whose translation MTRAVVVEDLRRVFGDVVAVDGATWGADTGEITCVLGPNGAGKTTTIECLEGLLRPDSGTCRVLGTDPWQADAAHRAKVGVMLQDGGLPQSVNARRLLAHLARLHVGDHAAELVERLDIAPFATTPIRRLSGGQRQRVALAAALVGGPRVAFLDEPTAGLDPHARMDVWDLLREQAHAGVGLVVTTHSFEEAERLAARVVILDHGRVVADGTPEQIAAGGRLEDAYFSLTGGTRDR comes from the coding sequence GTGACTCGAGCCGTTGTCGTGGAGGACCTGCGCCGCGTCTTCGGCGACGTGGTCGCCGTCGACGGGGCCACGTGGGGCGCCGACACGGGTGAGATCACCTGCGTGCTCGGTCCGAACGGCGCCGGCAAGACCACCACGATCGAGTGCCTCGAGGGGCTCCTGCGTCCCGACTCCGGCACCTGCCGCGTCCTCGGCACGGACCCGTGGCAGGCGGACGCAGCCCACCGCGCCAAGGTCGGCGTCATGCTCCAGGACGGCGGGCTCCCCCAGAGCGTGAACGCCCGGCGCCTGCTCGCCCACCTCGCACGACTGCACGTGGGCGACCACGCGGCCGAGCTGGTCGAACGCCTGGACATCGCCCCCTTCGCCACGACCCCCATCCGGCGGCTCAGCGGCGGCCAGCGACAGCGGGTCGCCCTGGCCGCCGCGCTCGTCGGCGGACCGCGGGTCGCCTTCCTCGACGAACCCACCGCCGGGCTCGACCCGCACGCCCGGATGGACGTGTGGGACCTGCTGCGCGAGCAGGCGCACGCCGGCGTCGGCCTCGTCGTGACGACCCACAGCTTCGAGGAGGCCGAGCGCCTGGCCGCGCGCGTCGTCATCCTCGACCACGGTCGCGTCGTCGCCGACGGGACGCCGGAGCAGATCGCCGCCGGCGGCCGTCTCGAGGACGCCTACTTCTCGCTCACCGGAGGCACGCGTGATCGCTGA
- the sufB gene encoding Fe-S cluster assembly protein SufB: protein MSTNIEELNPGLKDIGRYEYGWSDSDAAGESAKRGLNEEVVRDISDRKNEPQWMRDLRLKSLRLFGKKPMPSWGSDLTGIDFQNIKYFVKSTENQASSWEDLPEDIRNTYDKLGIPEAEKQRLVAGVAAQYESEVVYHQIREDLEEKGVIFVDTDSGLREHEDLFREYFGTVIPAGDNKFSALNTAVWSGGSFIYVPPGVHVDIPLQAYFRINTENMGQFERTLIIADEGSSVHYVEGCTAPIYTTASLHSAVVEIVVKKNARVRYTTIQNWSNNVYNLVTKRTTVEEGGTMEWVDGNIGSKVTMKYPACFLMGEYAKGETLSVALAGEGQHQDAGAKMVHAAPNTSSSIISKSVARGGGRTSYRGLVQVLEGATNSKSNVVCDALLVDTISRSDTYPYVDVREDDVQMGHEATVSKVSADQLFYLMSRGMNEEEAMAMIVRGFVEPIAKELPMEYALELNRLIELQMEGAVG from the coding sequence ATGAGCACCAACATCGAAGAGCTGAACCCAGGGCTCAAGGACATCGGCCGCTACGAGTACGGCTGGTCCGACAGCGACGCGGCCGGTGAGTCGGCCAAGCGGGGTCTCAACGAGGAGGTCGTGCGTGACATCAGCGACCGCAAGAACGAGCCGCAGTGGATGCGTGACCTGCGCCTGAAGTCGCTGCGCCTCTTCGGCAAGAAGCCGATGCCCAGCTGGGGGAGCGACCTCACCGGGATCGACTTCCAGAACATCAAGTACTTCGTGAAGTCCACCGAGAACCAGGCCAGCTCCTGGGAGGACCTGCCGGAGGACATCAGGAACACCTACGACAAGCTCGGCATCCCCGAGGCGGAGAAGCAGCGCCTCGTCGCGGGCGTCGCGGCCCAGTACGAGTCGGAGGTCGTCTACCACCAGATCCGTGAGGACCTGGAGGAGAAGGGCGTCATCTTCGTCGACACCGACTCCGGCCTGCGTGAGCACGAGGACCTCTTCCGGGAGTACTTCGGCACCGTCATCCCGGCCGGGGACAACAAGTTCTCGGCGCTGAACACCGCCGTCTGGTCGGGTGGCTCCTTCATCTACGTGCCCCCGGGCGTCCACGTCGACATCCCGCTGCAGGCCTACTTCCGGATCAACACCGAGAACATGGGCCAGTTCGAGCGGACGCTGATCATCGCGGACGAGGGCTCCTCCGTGCACTACGTCGAGGGCTGCACGGCCCCGATCTACACGACCGCGTCGTTGCACAGTGCCGTCGTCGAGATCGTCGTGAAGAAGAACGCCCGCGTGCGGTACACGACCATCCAGAACTGGTCGAACAACGTGTACAACCTCGTGACCAAGCGCACCACGGTCGAGGAGGGCGGCACGATGGAGTGGGTCGACGGCAACATCGGCTCCAAGGTGACGATGAAGTACCCCGCCTGCTTCCTCATGGGTGAGTACGCCAAGGGCGAGACCCTGTCCGTCGCCCTCGCCGGCGAGGGTCAGCACCAGGACGCCGGGGCCAAGATGGTCCACGCCGCGCCCAACACCTCCAGCTCGATCATCTCCAAGTCCGTGGCCCGCGGTGGTGGACGCACCTCCTACCGCGGACTGGTCCAGGTCCTCGAGGGAGCGACGAACTCGAAGTCGAACGTGGTCTGCGACGCGCTGCTCGTCGACACCATCAGCCGCTCGGACACCTACCCGTACGTCGACGTCCGCGAGGACGACGTGCAGATGGGTCACGAGGCGACCGTCTCGAAGGTCTCCGCCGACCAGCTCTTCTACCTCATGTCCCGCGGGATGAACGAGGAGGAGGCGATGGCGATGATCGTGCGCGGCTTCGTCGAGCCGATCGCGAAGGAGCTCCCGATGGAGTACGCCCTCGAGCTGAACCGCCTCATTGAACTCCAGATGGAAGGAGCCGTTGGCTGA
- the tal gene encoding transaldolase produces MAGDLPTKPAPVEALYRAGVSVWLDDLSRERLRSGNLQELIDTKGIVGVTTNPSIFQAALAEGDAYDEQLNALAAEGKSVDEVVFALTTDDVRDACDAFRTIHEATDGVDGRVSIEVDPRLAHDADETVTVASQLAETVDRPQVFIKIPATEAGLPAITKTLAAGISVNVTLIFSLERYRAVMNAFIEGLEQALEAGRDLSTIHSVASFFVSRVDAKVDAQLKEIGTDEALALRGRAGLANARLAYQAYEEVFSTPRWQRLEDEGGRPQRPLWASTGVKDPEYPDTLYVTELVADNTVNTMPEKTLDATIDHGTISGDTVTGSYAEAQEVLDALAGLGISYTDVTAALETEGVEKFEKAWEELLDGVRAELGKAAAR; encoded by the coding sequence ATGGCTGGAGATCTCCCGACCAAGCCCGCCCCGGTCGAGGCCCTCTACCGCGCAGGGGTGTCGGTCTGGCTCGATGACCTCAGCCGCGAGCGGCTCCGCTCGGGCAACCTGCAGGAGCTCATCGACACCAAGGGCATCGTCGGTGTCACGACCAACCCCTCGATCTTCCAGGCCGCCCTCGCCGAGGGTGACGCCTACGACGAGCAGCTCAACGCCCTCGCCGCCGAGGGCAAGAGCGTCGACGAAGTCGTCTTCGCCCTGACGACCGACGACGTCAGAGACGCCTGTGACGCCTTCCGGACGATCCACGAGGCCACCGACGGCGTCGACGGTCGCGTCTCGATCGAGGTCGACCCGCGCCTGGCGCACGACGCCGACGAGACCGTGACGGTGGCGAGCCAGCTGGCCGAGACCGTCGACCGGCCGCAGGTCTTCATCAAGATCCCGGCGACCGAGGCCGGTCTGCCGGCGATCACCAAGACGCTCGCGGCCGGCATCAGCGTGAACGTCACCCTGATCTTCAGCCTCGAGCGCTACCGCGCGGTGATGAACGCCTTCATCGAGGGCCTCGAGCAGGCGCTCGAGGCGGGCAGGGACCTGTCGACGATCCACTCGGTCGCCTCCTTCTTCGTCTCCCGGGTGGACGCGAAGGTCGACGCCCAGCTGAAGGAGATCGGCACCGACGAGGCCCTCGCCCTGCGGGGCCGGGCCGGTCTGGCCAACGCCCGCCTGGCGTACCAGGCCTACGAGGAGGTCTTCTCCACGCCCCGGTGGCAGCGCCTCGAGGACGAAGGGGGGCGCCCCCAGCGTCCGCTGTGGGCCTCCACCGGTGTGAAGGACCCGGAGTACCCCGACACGCTGTACGTGACCGAGCTGGTCGCGGACAACACCGTCAACACGATGCCGGAGAAGACGCTCGACGCGACGATCGACCACGGCACGATCTCCGGCGACACCGTCACCGGGTCCTACGCGGAGGCCCAGGAGGTCCTCGACGCGCTCGCGGGCCTGGGCATCAGCTACACGGATGTCACCGCCGCCCTCGAGACCGAGGGCGTCGAGAAGTTCGAGAAGGCCTGGGAGGAGCTGCTCGACGGCGTGCGCGCCGAGCTCGGCAAGGCGGCCGCACGGTGA
- a CDS encoding heme o synthase, protein MTTLESTRELSPATRPWRRTVRAYVALTKPRIIELLLVTTVPVMFLAQRGVPSLGLIVLTLVGGSLSAGAANTFNMVYDRDIDAKMGRTINRPLVTGEATPTGAMVFGLVLTLLSTLWLGLLVNWLSAALSFAAILLYAVGYTMILKRRTAQNIVWGGVAGCMPTLIGWSAVTNSVEWPAIILFLVIFFWTPPHYWPLSMRFTDDYSAAGVPMAPVVQEQTTVAKQIVAYSWLMVLTSLALVPVADMGWIYLGAAVLSGGLFVAEAHRLMSAARKGASPQVLKPMRLFHFSITYVTLLFLGVAVDPLLHLPLPGLA, encoded by the coding sequence GTGACCACTCTCGAGTCGACGCGCGAGCTGTCGCCGGCGACCCGCCCGTGGCGGCGCACCGTGCGTGCGTACGTCGCGCTGACGAAGCCTCGGATCATCGAGCTGCTCCTCGTGACGACGGTGCCGGTGATGTTCCTCGCCCAGCGCGGCGTCCCCTCCCTGGGCCTGATCGTCCTCACCCTCGTCGGCGGCTCCCTCAGCGCCGGGGCGGCCAACACCTTCAACATGGTCTACGACCGTGACATCGACGCGAAGATGGGCCGCACGATCAACCGGCCCCTCGTGACCGGGGAGGCCACGCCCACGGGTGCGATGGTCTTCGGCCTCGTCCTGACGCTCCTGTCCACCCTCTGGTTGGGGCTGCTCGTCAACTGGCTGTCCGCGGCGCTGTCGTTCGCCGCGATCCTGCTCTACGCCGTCGGCTACACGATGATCCTCAAGCGCCGCACGGCGCAGAACATCGTCTGGGGCGGCGTCGCCGGGTGCATGCCGACGCTCATCGGGTGGTCCGCCGTGACCAACTCGGTCGAGTGGCCCGCGATCATCCTCTTCCTCGTGATCTTCTTCTGGACGCCGCCGCACTACTGGCCGCTGTCCATGCGCTTCACCGACGACTACTCCGCCGCCGGAGTGCCCATGGCCCCGGTCGTCCAGGAGCAGACGACGGTGGCCAAGCAGATCGTCGCCTACTCCTGGCTGATGGTCCTCACCTCGCTGGCGCTCGTCCCCGTGGCCGACATGGGCTGGATCTACCTCGGTGCCGCGGTGCTCTCGGGCGGGCTCTTCGTCGCCGAGGCCCACCGGCTGATGTCGGCGGCCCGCAAGGGCGCGAGCCCCCAGGTGCTCAAGCCGATGCGGCTGTTCCACTTCTCCATCACCTACGTGACGCTGCTCTTCCTCGGCGTCGCCGTCGACCCGCTGCTGCACCTGCCGCTGCCCGGCCTGGCCTGA
- a CDS encoding helix-turn-helix transcriptional regulator, whose translation MFNSARETSTSHSDAETRDASTRERVLAVISEHGPITAADIAHRLGLTATGVRRHLDQLAEDSSVTSRAPHQGKRGRGRPAREWVVADSGHDHLVSEYDELASEVMRFLRAQGGVDAVRAFADERVAGLEERVRERLDAAGEDPHARTQALVEALRLEGYAASARPVGEDSSVGVQLCQGHCPVQHVATEFPELCEAETDAFSRLLGVHVQRLATLAQGNHVCTTFVPTPGARPNTERSTR comes from the coding sequence GTGTTTAATTCAGCGCGGGAGACCTCGACGTCGCACAGCGACGCCGAGACCCGTGACGCGAGCACCCGCGAGCGCGTGCTCGCGGTGATCAGCGAGCACGGGCCGATCACCGCGGCGGACATCGCCCACCGGCTGGGCCTCACGGCCACCGGTGTGCGGCGGCACCTCGACCAGCTGGCCGAGGACTCGTCGGTCACCAGCCGGGCCCCTCACCAGGGCAAGCGGGGCCGCGGTCGTCCGGCTCGGGAGTGGGTCGTGGCCGACTCCGGCCACGACCACCTCGTGTCCGAGTACGACGAGCTGGCCTCCGAGGTGATGCGCTTCCTGCGCGCGCAGGGCGGCGTGGACGCGGTGCGTGCCTTCGCCGACGAGCGGGTCGCCGGTCTGGAGGAGCGTGTCCGGGAGCGGCTCGATGCCGCAGGGGAGGACCCCCACGCCCGCACGCAGGCCCTCGTCGAGGCCCTGCGCCTCGAGGGCTACGCTGCCAGCGCCCGTCCGGTCGGCGAGGACAGCAGCGTCGGTGTCCAGCTGTGCCAGGGGCACTGCCCGGTCCAGCACGTCGCCACGGAGTTCCCCGAGCTGTGCGAGGCGGAGACCGACGCCTTCAGCCGCCTGCTCGGCGTCCACGTCCAACGCCTGGCCACCCTGGCCCAGGGCAACCACGTCTGCACCACCTTCGTCCCCACGCCGGGGGCGCGACCCAACACAGAGAGGTCCACCCGATGA
- a CDS encoding ABC transporter permease, giving the protein MIAETTTHVPTPAPRGQRVVAQARFEAGILVRNGEQLLVSLVLPVLALVALATVSYPDLATPRIAVVAPGVLALALVSTAFTGQAIQTAFDRRYGVLRMLATTPVGTDGLLAGKALAIGAVAAAQLAVLGLLAALMGWRPDPLGLLLAPVTGALGVWVFVALALLVAGAMRAEAVLAVANLAWVLIAGVGGLLLPGGTLGGTVAAIVRWLPSGALGDAFRDQLAHGSVPLLPWLVLLVWGAALSLAVLRTFRWRD; this is encoded by the coding sequence GTGATCGCTGAGACCACGACGCACGTCCCCACACCGGCCCCTCGGGGGCAGCGGGTGGTGGCCCAGGCGCGCTTCGAGGCAGGCATCCTCGTGCGCAACGGCGAGCAGCTGCTCGTCTCCCTCGTCCTGCCGGTCCTGGCCCTGGTGGCGCTCGCCACGGTCTCCTACCCGGACCTGGCGACGCCGCGCATCGCCGTGGTCGCACCCGGCGTCCTCGCCCTGGCCCTCGTCTCGACCGCGTTCACGGGGCAGGCGATCCAGACCGCCTTCGACCGGCGCTACGGCGTGCTGCGCATGCTCGCGACCACCCCGGTCGGCACTGACGGTCTCCTCGCGGGCAAGGCCCTGGCCATCGGCGCGGTCGCGGCCGCGCAGCTGGCGGTCCTCGGGCTGCTCGCCGCCCTCATGGGCTGGCGCCCGGACCCCCTGGGGCTGCTCCTCGCGCCGGTGACGGGAGCACTCGGCGTGTGGGTCTTCGTCGCCCTCGCCCTGCTCGTGGCCGGCGCCATGCGCGCCGAGGCCGTCCTCGCGGTCGCCAACCTCGCGTGGGTCCTCATCGCCGGCGTGGGCGGCCTCCTGCTTCCCGGCGGGACCCTCGGCGGCACCGTCGCCGCCATCGTCCGGTGGCTTCCCTCCGGCGCCCTCGGCGACGCCTTCCGCGACCAGCTCGCGCACGGGAGCGTGCCGCTCCTGCCCTGGCTGGTCCTGCTCGTGTGGGGCGCCGCTCTGAGCCTGGCCGTCCTGCGCACCTTCCGTTGGCGCGACTGA